Proteins found in one Streptomyces sp. NBC_00461 genomic segment:
- a CDS encoding 2-phosphosulfolactate phosphatase, giving the protein MDARFLGIADVVEAPSVAVVVDVMRAFTVAARAFAQGAEKIVLAGSLDEALALKARHPDWVALKDGPPAPGFDMVNSPGLLRSADLGGRTVVQKTTAGTVGALAVREASLVLCAGFVVAEATARLLRTHKSDSVTFVVTGEGGQADEDLACAQYIARRVTEAGTDAAEFLRRAAESRAAAELAEGVRQGVHPDDVALCLELDRFSFAMVAALEDSLMVLRPRAVPSLTDGTPI; this is encoded by the coding sequence ATGGACGCTCGTTTCCTTGGTATCGCTGATGTGGTCGAAGCCCCGTCCGTGGCGGTCGTGGTCGACGTCATGCGTGCTTTCACCGTGGCTGCCCGGGCCTTTGCCCAGGGGGCGGAAAAGATCGTTCTTGCCGGGTCGCTGGACGAAGCTCTGGCGCTGAAGGCTCGCCACCCGGATTGGGTGGCGCTCAAGGACGGTCCGCCCGCGCCCGGGTTCGACATGGTCAACTCGCCGGGCCTGCTGCGGTCTGCTGACCTCGGCGGACGGACCGTCGTGCAGAAGACGACGGCAGGGACGGTCGGCGCCCTGGCCGTCAGGGAGGCGTCGCTGGTGCTGTGTGCCGGCTTCGTGGTGGCGGAGGCAACTGCTCGGCTCCTGCGGACACACAAGAGCGACAGCGTCACGTTCGTCGTCACGGGCGAGGGCGGACAGGCTGATGAAGATCTGGCGTGTGCTCAATACATCGCTCGGAGAGTCACCGAGGCGGGGACGGACGCTGCCGAGTTCCTCCGCCGCGCCGCCGAGTCACGAGCCGCCGCCGAGCTGGCGGAGGGGGTGCGTCAAGGAGTCCATCCCGATGACGTCGCACTCTGTCTTGAACTCGACCGGTTCTCCTTTGCCATGGTGGCGGCCTTGGAAGATTCGCTCATGGTCCTCCGTCCGCGCGCGGTACCGTCGCTGACCGACGGCACCCCGATCTGA
- a CDS encoding branched-chain amino acid ABC transporter ATP-binding protein/permease, producing the protein MSVVSRTNLAKAALGPLAAAVLILVMNSGAIPLYQAYSVGLAAVYTVLVLSVSLLAGWAGIWSIAHPAFFALGAYFAAYGSTHGGSLELVVLGATGCAAAFGAFLGLAGARFSMLYVALLTLAFTMVSLEVMGQWTGVTGGDQGIPMDRLHSALGLGTVASAGTQAQYLAVATAGIALAVAALAKPSALRMRLVAAKSHPPAARSIGIAPEAQSALAFAVSAVFAALAGVLLALVVGFVSPDPFSLILAIALVSACVLGGAGTLLGAVVGGAYLTWAPTVAESAGVAQPILQGVVLIVALLFLPGGVVLFLGRTARRLLRRTPPQAPAPVELSEEPPQRVPQPAPTAPELLRLDKIAVTFGGLRALEDASLSVRAGETLAVIGPNGAGKTTLLNVLSGLVGGGRVAGSAQYRGTSLLRTRSTARRRLGIGRTFQHAETFPELTVLENVLCTRRRGTAHNRARAAELLDRVGLAHVADRYPAELPFGLHKRLDLARALAEEPELLILDEPFGGLDATERTLLARQIVRQQRRGTAVVIIDHVLDDLLAVAHRVVAFDFGRPIGEGAPDRILEDPRVRSSYLGEGGARDELPGRDGAERAAVHLDAVHQAYGGVTALRGINLAVPRGSVVGVVGANGAGKSTLGRILHGTLPPTHGRRTTSGDLRTALVPEGRSLFKTLSLRENLEAAAYAAGIRGADLRARLAETTAWLPPRLSERMGVAAGGLSGGEQQILAIARALMARPDLLIVDEPALGLSPAMVDEVYARLGRLAHEGMTVVLLEQSLGRAASACHEVVVLHEGSVAVRGEPADPTFLARAEQAYFDGQADFDGQDDAPVAAHG; encoded by the coding sequence ATGTCCGTCGTCAGTCGTACCAACCTCGCCAAAGCGGCACTCGGACCGCTCGCCGCGGCCGTGCTCATACTCGTGATGAACAGCGGGGCCATCCCGCTCTACCAGGCGTACTCGGTAGGGCTCGCCGCCGTCTACACCGTCCTCGTGCTTTCCGTCAGCCTGCTCGCCGGATGGGCCGGGATCTGGTCGATAGCCCATCCCGCCTTCTTCGCCCTGGGCGCCTACTTCGCCGCGTACGGCAGCACCCATGGCGGGTCCCTCGAACTCGTGGTGCTCGGCGCGACCGGGTGCGCCGCGGCCTTCGGCGCGTTTCTGGGGTTGGCGGGCGCGCGGTTCTCGATGCTCTACGTCGCCCTGCTCACCCTCGCGTTCACCATGGTGTCGCTGGAGGTGATGGGGCAGTGGACCGGCGTGACCGGCGGCGACCAGGGCATCCCGATGGACAGGCTGCACAGCGCCCTGGGCCTCGGCACCGTCGCCAGTGCCGGCACACAGGCGCAGTACCTCGCCGTCGCCACGGCCGGAATCGCGCTCGCGGTCGCCGCACTGGCGAAGCCCAGCGCACTGCGGATGCGGCTGGTAGCCGCCAAGTCCCATCCGCCGGCGGCCCGTTCCATCGGCATCGCACCCGAGGCCCAGTCGGCGCTCGCCTTCGCGGTCAGTGCGGTGTTCGCCGCGCTCGCCGGCGTGCTGCTGGCCCTGGTCGTCGGATTCGTCAGCCCCGACCCGTTCTCGCTGATCCTGGCGATCGCGCTCGTCTCGGCGTGCGTGCTCGGCGGGGCAGGCACCCTGCTGGGCGCGGTCGTCGGCGGCGCCTACCTGACCTGGGCACCCACGGTCGCCGAGAGCGCGGGAGTGGCGCAGCCGATCCTCCAGGGAGTCGTGCTCATCGTCGCCCTGCTGTTCCTGCCCGGCGGAGTGGTGCTCTTCCTCGGACGTACCGCACGCCGACTGCTGCGACGCACCCCGCCGCAGGCCCCCGCCCCCGTGGAACTGTCCGAAGAACCCCCGCAGCGCGTACCCCAGCCCGCCCCAACAGCCCCGGAATTGCTGCGACTTGACAAGATCGCGGTCACTTTCGGCGGCCTGAGGGCACTCGAGGACGCCTCACTGTCCGTGCGGGCCGGCGAGACCCTGGCCGTCATCGGCCCCAACGGCGCGGGCAAGACCACCCTACTGAACGTCCTGTCCGGGCTCGTCGGAGGCGGACGGGTGGCCGGCAGCGCACAGTACCGCGGCACATCGCTGCTGAGGACACGATCCACCGCCCGCCGCAGGCTCGGCATCGGACGCACCTTCCAGCACGCGGAGACCTTCCCCGAGCTGACGGTCCTGGAGAACGTACTGTGCACCCGCCGCCGCGGCACCGCCCACAACCGTGCCAGAGCCGCCGAACTCCTCGACCGCGTCGGCCTCGCGCACGTCGCCGACCGCTACCCGGCCGAGCTTCCCTTCGGCCTGCACAAACGCCTCGACCTCGCCCGGGCGCTCGCTGAGGAGCCCGAACTGCTCATCCTCGACGAGCCGTTCGGCGGCCTGGACGCCACCGAACGCACCCTGCTCGCGCGACAGATCGTGCGACAGCAGCGGCGCGGGACGGCCGTCGTCATCATCGACCACGTCCTGGACGATCTGCTCGCCGTGGCCCACCGCGTGGTCGCCTTCGACTTCGGCCGGCCGATCGGAGAGGGCGCGCCCGACAGGATCCTGGAGGATCCCCGGGTGCGCTCCTCCTACCTCGGAGAGGGCGGAGCACGGGACGAACTCCCCGGCCGCGACGGCGCCGAGCGCGCCGCCGTGCACCTCGACGCGGTGCATCAGGCTTACGGCGGAGTCACCGCCCTGCGCGGGATCAACCTGGCCGTTCCCCGGGGCAGCGTCGTCGGCGTCGTCGGCGCCAACGGCGCGGGCAAGAGCACGCTGGGCCGCATCCTGCACGGCACGCTCCCACCCACCCACGGCCGACGTACGACCTCGGGCGACCTGCGCACCGCGCTCGTGCCCGAGGGACGTTCCCTGTTCAAGACCCTCTCCCTGCGGGAGAACCTGGAGGCCGCCGCGTACGCCGCGGGCATCAGGGGAGCGGATCTACGTGCGCGGCTCGCGGAGACCACCGCCTGGCTGCCGCCGCGGCTGAGCGAGCGGATGGGCGTCGCCGCCGGCGGACTCTCCGGAGGCGAACAGCAGATCCTGGCCATCGCCCGGGCTCTGATGGCGCGGCCGGACCTGCTGATCGTCGACGAACCGGCACTCGGCCTGTCACCCGCGATGGTCGACGAGGTGTACGCCCGCCTCGGCCGACTCGCCCACGAGGGGATGACGGTGGTCCTGCTGGAGCAGTCGCTCGGCCGTGCCGCATCCGCCTGCCACGAGGTGGTCGTGCTGCACGAGGGCTCCGTCGCCGTCCGCGGCGAGCCCGCCGACCCGACGTTCCTCGCCCGCGCCGAACAGGCCTACTTCGACGGACAGGCCGACTTCGACGGACAGGACGACGCTCCGGTCGCCGCGCACGGCTGA
- a CDS encoding acyl-CoA dehydrogenase family protein — MSGIPEPEEFRARARQWLATVARPRAAGGQWGSGSDSVAVFENWTEQQERDHTARTRQWERTRHDQGWGALNWPSAYGGRDLPAYYEQLYRAEEAAFDVPHRTEVFPVTQQLVAPAIGIWGSEEQKRRWLRPMLRTDELACQLFSETEAGSDLAAVRTKAVRDGENWVLDGHKVWTSGARVATWGVAVCRTDPDVRKHAGITVFLVRMDAPGVTVRPIQQMTGGASFNEVYLDGVVVPDTDRLGPVGEGWRVTLSVLAAERLDSGNLGLDNADRALELARHLPRPLTGSERQRAADLYLRTLVQRLIGLRVTGALVAGREPGAEASVGKLYATETMRRTSDLVSELLGPSLVADTGEWGTYAWTEHVLGAPGYSIAGGTDEIQHNILAERVLGLPREPVR; from the coding sequence ATGAGCGGTATCCCGGAACCCGAGGAGTTCCGCGCCCGGGCCCGCCAGTGGCTGGCCACGGTCGCCCGGCCGCGCGCCGCCGGCGGACAGTGGGGCAGCGGCTCCGACTCCGTCGCCGTGTTCGAGAACTGGACCGAGCAACAGGAGCGCGACCACACCGCCCGCACCCGGCAGTGGGAACGCACTCGCCACGACCAGGGCTGGGGCGCACTCAACTGGCCGTCCGCATACGGCGGACGCGACCTGCCCGCCTACTACGAGCAGCTCTACCGCGCCGAGGAAGCCGCCTTCGACGTACCGCACCGCACCGAGGTCTTCCCGGTGACCCAGCAGCTCGTCGCGCCCGCGATCGGTATCTGGGGCTCCGAGGAACAGAAGCGCCGCTGGCTGCGGCCCATGCTGCGCACCGACGAACTGGCCTGCCAGCTCTTCTCGGAGACAGAGGCGGGCTCCGACCTCGCCGCGGTGCGCACCAAGGCGGTGCGGGACGGCGAGAACTGGGTGCTGGACGGCCACAAGGTGTGGACCTCCGGAGCCCGCGTCGCCACCTGGGGCGTCGCGGTCTGCCGCACCGACCCGGATGTCCGCAAGCACGCCGGCATCACCGTCTTCCTGGTGCGCATGGACGCGCCGGGTGTGACCGTCCGGCCCATCCAGCAGATGACCGGCGGCGCCAGCTTCAACGAGGTCTACCTCGACGGTGTCGTCGTGCCGGACACCGACCGGCTCGGACCGGTCGGCGAGGGCTGGCGGGTCACGCTCAGTGTGCTGGCCGCAGAGCGGCTCGACTCCGGCAACCTCGGCCTCGACAACGCCGACCGGGCCCTGGAGCTGGCCAGGCACCTGCCCCGTCCGCTCACCGGCTCCGAACGGCAGCGCGCCGCCGACCTCTACCTCCGCACCCTCGTGCAGCGGCTCATCGGCCTGCGGGTGACCGGCGCCCTCGTCGCCGGACGTGAACCCGGCGCGGAGGCCTCGGTCGGCAAGCTGTACGCCACCGAGACCATGCGCCGCACCAGCGACCTGGTGTCGGAGCTGCTCGGCCCGAGCCTCGTCGCCGACACGGGGGAGTGGGGCACGTACGCCTGGACGGAGCACGTGCTCGGCGCGCCCGGCTACAGCATCGCGGGCGGCACCGACGAGATCCAGCACAACATCCTCGCCGAGCGCGTGCTCGGCCTGCCCAGGGAGCCGGTCCGATGA
- a CDS encoding thiolase family protein yields MSTDVLVCGAGRTPFGRSEASGRQLAVSAVNTALTDAGIDWSRVGAAFGGSDSAGLADTLVAQLGLTGLPFVNVKNGCATGGSALLSAVNAIRSGMADVVLAVGFDKHPRGAFDPRPEDWGLGTEYGSDGLMVTTQFFGMKIQRYMHDHGITPQTLALVAEKAYRNGGLTPDAWRRTPVSAAEILDSGMVSDPLTRYMFCSPGAGAAALVLCSPEVARTLDGPSVTLRSAAVRTRRFGSFEVFSPWIPAGEPASVSRDASAAAFEEAGIGPGEVDVCQLQDTESGAEVMHMAECGFCEDGEQERLIASGATGIGGALPVNTDGGCIANGEPIGASGLRQVYEVVQQLRGRAGERQVPGKPRTGFTHVYGAPGVSACTVLSR; encoded by the coding sequence ATGAGCACCGACGTCCTGGTCTGCGGCGCCGGACGCACCCCGTTCGGCCGCAGCGAGGCGAGCGGCCGTCAACTGGCGGTGAGCGCGGTGAACACCGCGCTCACCGACGCCGGCATCGACTGGTCGCGGGTGGGGGCGGCCTTCGGCGGCAGCGACAGCGCCGGTCTGGCGGACACCCTGGTGGCCCAACTGGGGCTGACCGGACTGCCGTTCGTCAATGTCAAGAACGGCTGCGCGACCGGCGGCAGCGCGCTGCTCTCCGCCGTGAACGCGATTCGCTCGGGCATGGCGGACGTCGTCCTCGCCGTCGGCTTCGACAAACACCCGCGCGGCGCCTTCGATCCACGGCCCGAGGACTGGGGGCTCGGCACGGAGTACGGCAGCGACGGCCTGATGGTGACCACACAGTTCTTCGGCATGAAGATCCAGCGCTACATGCACGATCACGGCATCACGCCGCAGACCCTCGCGCTGGTCGCCGAGAAGGCCTACCGCAACGGCGGCCTGACCCCCGACGCCTGGCGCCGAACACCGGTCTCCGCCGCCGAGATCCTCGACTCCGGCATGGTCAGCGACCCCCTGACCCGTTACATGTTCTGCTCCCCGGGCGCCGGAGCGGCCGCACTGGTGCTCTGCTCGCCCGAGGTCGCCCGCACCCTGGACGGCCCGTCGGTCACCCTGCGCTCGGCCGCCGTACGCACCCGGCGCTTCGGATCCTTCGAGGTCTTCAGCCCCTGGATCCCCGCGGGCGAGCCGGCCAGTGTCAGCCGTGACGCCTCGGCCGCGGCCTTCGAGGAGGCGGGCATCGGACCCGGTGAAGTCGACGTCTGCCAGCTGCAGGACACCGAGAGCGGCGCCGAGGTCATGCACATGGCCGAGTGCGGGTTCTGCGAGGACGGCGAGCAGGAGCGTCTGATCGCCTCAGGCGCCACGGGGATCGGCGGCGCACTGCCGGTCAACACCGATGGCGGCTGCATCGCCAACGGCGAACCCATCGGAGCCTCGGGACTGCGTCAGGTCTACGAGGTCGTCCAGCAACTGCGCGGCAGAGCCGGCGAGCGTCAGGTCCCCGGCAAACCCAGGACCGGGTTCACCCATGTCTACGGCGCCCCGGGCGTGAGCGCCTGCACGGTGCTGTCCCGCTGA
- a CDS encoding acyl-CoA dehydrogenase family protein, with protein MHSRHPEIDPQLLSETDEQRELRTVLRDFFTEVSGPEEVRKHQASPRGHDETVWARLAGEIGVHGLAIPEQYGGSGFTFAELAVALEESGRALCCAPLLPTVVLAAHALLHSADRQACERHLPRIADGTLTATVAGFHDDATDVPAGPGVLAEHGATGWVLRGAADFVLDGAGADLILVRAQTPDGTRLFACEPSADTCTRTPRRVLDETRRQALVEFRGAPVLPVGEPGAVTATTLDAGRAALAAEQLGGSGHALDATVEFVRQRRQFGRPIGSFQAVKHRLADVLVALEAARSAAAYASACLATASPQLPVAASAAAAVCSETFHLATAEYVQLHGGIGFTWEHPAHLYVRRARSSEVLFGTTDHHRTRLADLTGLRSESAA; from the coding sequence ATGCACTCCCGTCACCCGGAGATCGATCCCCAGCTGCTGTCCGAGACCGACGAACAACGGGAACTCCGCACAGTGCTGCGCGACTTCTTCACCGAAGTGAGCGGCCCCGAGGAGGTCCGCAAGCACCAGGCCTCTCCCCGCGGGCACGACGAGACGGTGTGGGCCCGGCTGGCGGGTGAGATCGGCGTGCACGGCCTGGCGATCCCCGAGCAGTACGGCGGATCGGGATTCACCTTCGCCGAACTCGCCGTGGCCCTGGAGGAGTCGGGCCGTGCGCTGTGCTGCGCGCCGCTCCTGCCCACCGTCGTCCTCGCCGCCCACGCCCTCCTGCACAGCGCCGACCGCCAGGCCTGCGAGCGCCACCTCCCGCGGATCGCCGACGGCACGCTCACCGCGACCGTGGCCGGATTCCACGACGACGCAACGGACGTCCCGGCCGGCCCCGGCGTCCTCGCGGAACACGGTGCCACGGGCTGGGTGCTGCGCGGCGCCGCGGACTTCGTGCTCGACGGAGCCGGCGCGGACCTGATCCTGGTCCGGGCCCAAACGCCGGACGGCACACGGCTGTTCGCGTGCGAACCGAGTGCGGACACCTGTACACGCACACCGCGCCGCGTCCTGGACGAGACGCGCCGCCAGGCCCTGGTCGAGTTCCGCGGAGCACCGGTCCTGCCGGTGGGCGAACCGGGTGCGGTCACCGCGACGACGCTCGACGCGGGGCGGGCCGCGCTCGCCGCCGAACAGCTCGGCGGAAGCGGTCACGCCCTGGATGCCACCGTCGAATTCGTCAGGCAGCGCAGGCAGTTCGGGCGGCCGATCGGCTCCTTCCAGGCGGTCAAGCACCGCCTGGCCGACGTGCTGGTGGCGCTGGAAGCCGCGCGCTCGGCGGCCGCGTACGCGAGCGCCTGCCTGGCCACGGCCTCGCCGCAGCTGCCGGTGGCCGCGAGCGCCGCCGCCGCGGTCTGCTCGGAGACCTTCCACCTGGCGACGGCCGAGTACGTGCAGCTGCACGGCGGGATCGGCTTCACCTGGGAGCACCCGGCCCACCTGTACGTGCGCCGGGCCCGCAGCAGCGAGGTGCTCTTCGGCACCACGGACCACCACCGCACCCGCCTCGCCGACCTGACCGGCCTGCGATCCGAAAGCGCCGCGTGA
- a CDS encoding enoyl-CoA hydratase/isomerase family protein, whose amino-acid sequence MAVEDEIQFERDGHVARVWLNRPWKKNCVTVPILDRLDEIITEVDEDPELRVLVVRGRGGTFCSGFDLDSLKAEYVGRSNAIDVAVKSAKVCDRLYSMKTPSVAVLEGHVTAGGFEIMISCDFAIAVDDAKIGDFHIRRALFGGAGPIYRVPRMIGIRKTKELMLTGKLLSGIEAADFGLINKSAPADKLDATVEDFISDLTDKSPFTMWLTKMTIDRSLDADTQSLMVMEHLAVGVALNSEDANEGVSAFLEKREPKWQGR is encoded by the coding sequence ATGGCAGTGGAAGACGAGATCCAGTTCGAGCGTGACGGTCATGTCGCCCGTGTCTGGCTCAACCGACCCTGGAAGAAGAACTGCGTCACGGTGCCGATCCTGGACCGGCTCGACGAGATCATCACCGAGGTCGACGAGGACCCCGAGCTGCGGGTCCTGGTGGTTCGCGGCCGCGGCGGCACGTTCTGCTCGGGCTTCGACCTGGACAGCCTCAAGGCGGAGTACGTGGGCAGGTCGAACGCCATCGACGTCGCGGTCAAGTCCGCGAAGGTGTGCGACCGCCTGTACTCGATGAAGACCCCCTCGGTCGCGGTCCTGGAGGGCCATGTCACCGCGGGCGGCTTCGAGATCATGATCTCCTGCGACTTCGCCATCGCCGTGGACGACGCCAAGATCGGCGACTTCCACATCCGGCGTGCGCTGTTCGGCGGGGCCGGCCCGATCTACCGGGTGCCGCGCATGATCGGCATCCGCAAGACCAAGGAGCTGATGCTCACCGGCAAGCTGCTGTCCGGCATCGAGGCCGCGGACTTCGGCCTGATCAACAAGTCCGCGCCGGCCGACAAGCTGGACGCGACGGTCGAGGACTTCATCTCCGACCTCACCGACAAGAGCCCCTTCACGATGTGGCTCACCAAGATGACCATCGACCGGAGCCTGGACGCGGACACCCAGTCGCTGATGGTGATGGAACACCTGGCCGTCGGCGTCGCCCTCAACTCCGAGGACGCCAACGAAGGTGTCTCCGCGTTCCTGGAGAAGCGCGAACCGAAGTGGCAGGGGCGCTGA
- a CDS encoding 3-hydroxybutyryl-CoA dehydrogenase, with protein sequence MTDISRFGVIGCGLMGSGIAEVAALHGLDVIVAESTPQLAAAGRSRVVASLDRGLRRGKLTEAERDQAMARLRFTDDLGELADRQFVIEAVAENREVKVEVFRQLDKVVDAPDAVLATNTSSIPVVDLTVVTGRASQVVGLHFFNPVPVQKLVEVIPALTTSPDTLARARAFAADRLGKEVVQAPDRSGFVVNALLVPYLLAAIRMVESGAARPEDIDRGMELGCAHPMGPLRLLDLIGLDTAQAVAESMYEEYKEPLYAAPPLLQRMVAAGHLGRKSGRGFYTYES encoded by the coding sequence ATGACCGACATCTCCCGCTTCGGCGTCATCGGCTGCGGCCTCATGGGCTCCGGCATCGCCGAAGTCGCCGCACTGCACGGACTGGACGTCATCGTCGCCGAGTCGACTCCGCAGCTGGCAGCCGCCGGGCGCAGCCGCGTGGTGGCCTCACTGGACCGCGGCCTGAGGCGCGGCAAACTCACCGAGGCCGAGCGTGATCAGGCCATGGCCCGGCTCCGCTTCACGGACGACCTGGGCGAGCTGGCAGACCGGCAGTTCGTCATCGAGGCCGTCGCCGAGAACCGGGAGGTGAAGGTCGAGGTCTTCCGGCAGTTGGACAAGGTGGTCGACGCCCCGGATGCCGTCCTGGCCACCAACACCTCCTCCATCCCGGTCGTCGATCTCACCGTCGTCACGGGCCGGGCCTCCCAGGTCGTGGGGCTGCACTTCTTCAACCCCGTGCCGGTCCAGAAGCTGGTCGAGGTCATCCCCGCCCTCACCACCAGCCCGGACACCCTGGCCCGCGCCCGCGCCTTCGCGGCCGACCGGCTCGGCAAGGAGGTCGTGCAGGCCCCCGACCGCTCCGGCTTCGTCGTCAACGCGCTCCTGGTGCCGTATCTGCTCGCCGCGATCCGCATGGTGGAATCGGGTGCGGCTCGCCCGGAGGACATCGACCGCGGCATGGAACTGGGCTGCGCCCACCCCATGGGGCCGTTGCGGCTACTGGACCTGATCGGCCTCGACACGGCGCAGGCGGTCGCCGAGTCGATGTACGAGGAGTACAAGGAACCGCTGTACGCCGCTCCCCCGCTGCTGCAGCGGATGGTCGCCGCGGGTCACCTGGGACGTAAGAGCGGTCGCGGTTTCTACACGTACGAGAGCTGA
- a CDS encoding Zn-ribbon domain-containing OB-fold protein, protein MTGHPRSPDDGLQGSHCSGCSVTVYPADEACPRCGGPAHPAALSGAGTLWTWTVQRYAPKSPPYQAPADGFAPFALGYVELPEGVRVAAVLDIEDLDRVRIGMPLTVSVGDGVPRARPTTVREEDS, encoded by the coding sequence ATGACCGGCCATCCGCGGAGTCCGGACGACGGCCTCCAGGGCTCACACTGCTCCGGCTGCTCGGTGACGGTCTACCCCGCGGACGAGGCGTGTCCGCGCTGCGGAGGGCCGGCCCACCCGGCGGCCCTGTCCGGCGCGGGCACGCTCTGGACCTGGACGGTGCAGCGCTACGCACCCAAGTCCCCGCCGTACCAGGCCCCCGCGGACGGCTTCGCGCCGTTCGCGCTCGGCTACGTCGAACTGCCCGAGGGCGTACGAGTGGCGGCCGTGCTCGACATCGAAGACCTCGACCGGGTCCGGATCGGCATGCCCCTCACCGTGAGCGTCGGTGACGGCGTGCCGCGGGCCCGGCCCACAACTGTCCGGGAGGAGGATTCATGA
- a CDS encoding alcohol dehydrogenase catalytic domain-containing protein translates to MLAARLYGAKDLRIEEMPEPEPGPGEVKIRVAYAGICGTDTHEYFETPRATHQPNPLTGAVLPQTLGHEFAGTVVACGEGVDRVAPGVRACVRPIRTCGECPRCTDGLPHLCTFLAAIGVTSPGGGLAQYVLAPADSVHPLPDGLSLEQGALVEPMAVALNAVERAHVPRGGSALVTGAGAVGMGALFALRAHGVRDVFVSEPSPSRRAAAERHGARVLDPGEVDVVEEVMAGTRGRGVDAAVECAGRPDALNAAIRSVAAQAPVVMVALYSGPVAIDASVVRLAELALLGAEAYPDGVFERVVEHMAAGHYPTDGWLDHIPLKDTAAGLRDVREGRRLKVLVDLPGGLGSPTAARA, encoded by the coding sequence ATGCTGGCCGCCAGGCTGTACGGAGCCAAGGATCTGCGGATCGAGGAGATGCCCGAACCCGAGCCGGGGCCGGGCGAGGTGAAGATCCGCGTGGCGTACGCGGGGATCTGCGGCACCGACACGCACGAGTACTTCGAGACCCCGCGTGCCACCCACCAGCCCAACCCGCTGACGGGTGCGGTCCTGCCGCAGACCCTGGGCCACGAGTTCGCCGGAACAGTGGTGGCCTGCGGGGAAGGGGTCGACCGGGTCGCACCGGGCGTCCGGGCCTGCGTAAGGCCGATCCGCACCTGCGGGGAGTGCCCCCGCTGCACGGACGGGCTGCCTCATCTGTGCACGTTCCTCGCGGCGATCGGGGTGACCTCGCCCGGCGGCGGACTCGCCCAGTACGTGCTCGCCCCGGCCGACTCGGTCCATCCGCTGCCCGACGGCCTCTCGCTGGAACAGGGCGCCCTGGTGGAGCCCATGGCCGTGGCCCTGAACGCCGTGGAGCGAGCCCATGTGCCCAGGGGTGGCAGCGCCTTGGTGACAGGCGCCGGCGCGGTCGGCATGGGGGCGCTGTTCGCGCTCAGGGCGCACGGCGTCCGTGACGTGTTCGTGTCCGAGCCCTCGCCGTCCCGACGTGCGGCGGCCGAACGGCACGGCGCCCGCGTGCTGGACCCCGGCGAGGTCGACGTGGTCGAGGAGGTGATGGCCGGCACCCGCGGCCGGGGCGTGGACGCCGCCGTCGAGTGCGCGGGGCGACCGGACGCCCTGAACGCCGCCATCCGGTCGGTGGCCGCCCAGGCGCCGGTCGTGATGGTGGCCCTCTACTCGGGGCCGGTCGCCATCGACGCCTCCGTGGTGCGCCTGGCCGAACTCGCCCTGCTCGGCGCCGAGGCGTACCCCGACGGCGTCTTCGAGCGGGTCGTCGAGCACATGGCCGCCGGGCACTACCCGACGGACGGCTGGCTCGACCACATCCCGCTCAAGGACACCGCCGCGGGGCTGCGTGACGTCCGCGAGGGGCGGCGGCTCAAGGTCCTCGTCGACCTTCCCGGGGGACTCGGGAGCCCGACCGCGGCGCGAGCGTAA